A window of Otariodibacter oris genomic DNA:
AAACCATTACTGCACCATCAAGAACACGCATTGAACGTTCTACTTCGATCGTGAAGTCAACGTGTCCTGGAGTATCAATAACGTTAATACGATGTTGTGGATACTGTTGAGACATACCAGACCAGAACGCTGTTGTTGCAGCAGAGGTGATAGTGATACCACGCTCTTGCTCTTGTTCCATCCAGTCCATCGTTGCTGCACCATCATGCACTTCACCAATTTTGTGACTTACACCTGTATAGAAGAGGATACGCTCAGAGGTAGTTGTTTTACCTGCGTCGATGTGAGCACTGATACCGATATTACGATATAGCTCAATGGGAGTTTGACGAGCCATTATTATTACCTTATTTTATTTTTAAATCTAATTTATTCAATTAGTTATATAGTAAGAGGCTCCATCACAATTGTTGAGATGAAGCCCAAAAACATCAAAAGCTTATTACCAACGGTAGTGGGCAAATGCTTTATTAGCTTCAGCCATGCGGTGAACGTCTTCACGTTTCTTAACTGCCGCACCTTTGTTATCTGCTGCATCAGAAAGTTCGTTAGCTAAACGAAGTGCCATTGATTTGTCACCACGTTTACGAGCAGCTTCAACAATCCAACGCATTGCTAATGCGTTACGACGAGTTGGACGAACTTCTACTGGTACTTGGTAAGTTGAACCACCAACACGACGAGATTTAACCTCTACTGTTGGACGAACGTTTTCAAGTGCAACTTCGAATGCTTCTAAAGCTTCTTTTCCAGAACGCTCAGAAAGAGTTTCTAATGCACCGTAAACGATTGATTCAGCGATAGATTTTTTACCATCTACCATTAATACATTAATGAATTTTGCAAGCAATTCTGATCCGAACTTTGGATCTGGGAGGATCTTGCGTTGACCTACATCACGACGACGTGGCATTTTAATTTCTCCGTATAATAAATCTTCAGGATATCCAAAACTCATCTTTGTGCGAACATTGTCGCATTTTGACTGGAGTTTATGGTTTAAATAGTTAAATAACTAAGTTAGACGTTTGGCCTTACTCAACGGAGAACCATTAAGATTTAGGACGTTTTACGCCGTATTTAGAACGTGCTTGTTTACGATCTTTTACGCCTGCACAGTCTAATGCGCCGCGTACTGTGTGATAACGCACACCTGGTAAGTCTTTAACACGACCACCACGAATCAATACAACACTATGTTCTTGAAGGTTGTGACCTTCACCACCGATGTAAGAAGTAACTTCAAAACCATTCGTTAAACGAATACGGCATACTTTACGTAATGCTGAGTTTGGTTTTTTAGGAGTTGTAGTATATACACGAGTACATACACCACGTTTCTGTGGACATGCTTCCAATGCAGGAACGTTACTTTTTACAACCTTTTTCACACGCGGTTTGCGTACTAGCTGGTTGATAGTTGCCATTAATTAAGCTCCAGTTAAAATTAAAAAAATACAAATTGCCTCTCATAAAAGAGAGGACGGTAAATTCTAGGCGACTAATTGCTCAATGTCAAGAGCTGAATAGACTTGTCGATGTAACCTGTTGCTTTAATAAATAGCGTCAATTGAATTTATTTTCTATAATAAAAACATAGGAAATTCCAAGGAAATGCTATGTCGAAACCTAAAATAGGTGTTCTCTTAAGTAATTTAGGTACACCAGATGAACCCACCTCTAGCGCTGTTAAACGCTATTTGAAGCAATTTTTGAGTGATCCTAGAGTCATTGACCTTCCCCGCGGAAAATGGTTGCCTATCCTTAATTTTATTGTTTTGCCAAGGAGATCACCTAAGGTCGCTAAGAATTATCAAATAGTTTGGAGCAAAGAAGGTTCTCCACTGTTAGTCATTTCTCGCCAACAACAACAAGCAATTCAAGCCTATTTTAATCAACAGAATAAAGATTTTATTGTTGAATTGGGCATGACTTACGGAAATCCAAGTATTGATAGTGCGATAGAAAACCTTTTAGCACAAAAAGTAGATAAAATTATTATACTTCCGCTCTATCCTCAGTATGGCTCAACTACTACAGCCCCTGTATTTGATGCCTTTGCACGAAGTCTCATTCGTTATAAAAACATCGTTCCTTTTGAGTTTATCCATAATTACTATAATCACCCTCTTTACATTAATGCTCTCGTTAATACGATTAATTTAGAACAAAATGAATTTTTGGTATTTTCTTTTCATGGCATCCCTCAACGTTACGATGATGAAGGCGATTACTACGCTCATCACTGCCGTGAAACCGCCCGCCTTGTTGCTGAGTCCCTAAAATTAGAAGATCATCAATGGTGTCTGGCATTTCAATCTCGATTTGGAAAAGAGGAATGGTTAAAACCCTATACCGATATAGTGTTAAAAGAACTTCCAAATAAAGGCATCAAAAAGGTAGCAGTAATTTGTCCTGGATTTTCGGCGGATTGTTTAGAAACGCTAGAAGAAATTGCTCAAGAAAATAGGGAATATTTTTTAACATCAGGTGGAGAAAGCTATCGCTATATTCCTGCATTGAATAATAATCCAGACCATATTCACGCATTAACCACATTGATCGAAGAAAAATGTTGAACTATACAACACAAAATAGTCAAAAATAGATAACAAGAAAAGCAAGCGGTAAGATTACCTATTTATTATGTAAAAACATCTTCACATCATACCGCTTATAAAATTAAAAAATCAATAAGGAAAAGAAGTAATGAAGAAGTCTATGTTATTTTCATTAGTTGCTTGCTCCGTTGCTCTCGCAGCTTGTACACCTAAAACCTATCACAGCACCTTAACTGAAGGTATGGATCCCCTTGTTGCACCGCAACAAGATTTTTATCGTTATGTGAATGGTAAATGGATGGATTCCGCCAAAATACCTGATGATCGTACCTCATGGGGAACATTGGCTGAACTCAATGATATGAATGAAAAACGCTCGTTAGAATTATTACAAGCGGTGATTTCCGATCCAAAACTTGCAAATGATGTGAAAGCTCAGCATTTAAAAGCACTCTATCAAACCTATACTAATATGGATGCTCGTGAGAAATTAGGTCTTGCTCCAATGCAAGTTGATCTCGCTAAAATCGATCAAATTAAAACATTTGGTGATTTAGAACGCTATATTATTGAAGAAACTAAACAAGGTAACGAAGTTTTATTTGGTTGGTCAGTGTTCGCGCATTTAAAAAACTCCCGCCAAAATGCAATTTATTTTAGCAATAGTAGCCTTGGCTTGAGCAAAGATTATTTCCAAAAAGATACGCCTGAAAATCGTAAAACATTGAAACAGTACCAAGCCTACATTGCCAAGATGTTAGGATTAGCTGGCATTAAAAATGGCGAGAGCAAAGCAAAAGCTATCGTGAATTATGAAAAAACAATTGCAAATACCCTATTTACGAATGAAGAAAGTCGCGATATCGAAAAACGCTTTAACCCGATGACAATGGAACAATTTGCTTCTGCAAGTAAAAATATCAATTTGGCAAATTATCTTAAAGCCGTTGGTGTAAATACGGATGAAGTGATCGTATGGGAACCTAATTTCCTCAAAAAATTTGATACTTTAATCAACCCTAAAAATCTATCTGTAATTAAAGATTATTTACGTTTTCAAACCATTTCGGGTGCAGCATCTTATTTAACTAAGGAATTAGATGATGCTAATTTTGATTTCTATGGTAAGACTCTTGTTGGCCAGAAAAAACAACGCGCTATTGAAAAACGTGCATTAAGATTGATCAACGGTAATGTAGGCGAAGAATTTGCACAATTCTATGTCGATAAATTCTTCCCTGAAACCGCAAAACAAAATTTATTGAACATTGCGGATTACTTAATTAAAGCCTATCAGCATCGTATTGATAACCTCACTTGGATGTCCGAAGAAACTAAACAAAAGGCGAGAGAGAAATTGGATAAATTCATCGTTGAAGTGGGTTATCCAAACAAATGGAAAGATTACAGTAGTTTGAATTTAAAAGATGTAGAACAAGGTGGTTCTATCTATACTAACTTACAAGAAATTGCAAAATGGAATTATCAAGATGCCCTCAGTCGAGTTGGTAAACCTGTTGATTTGAATGAATGGGGAATGTTACCACAAGTGGTCAATGCCTCTTATAGTCCATTAATGAATCGTATTGTTTTCCCTGCAGGGATTTTACAACCACCACTCTATGATATTGATGCTGACCCAGCAGTAAACTTTGGGGCGATTGGTGCGATTATTGGACACGAAATTACTCACGGGTTTGATGATAGTGGTTCACACTTTGATGGGGATGGTAACTTAAAAGATTGGTGGACACCGGACGATCGCAAAAAATTTGAGGCCTTAGCAGATAGACTGGTTGAGCAATTTAATCAATTTGAAGTCGCTCCACATGTTTTCGTTAATGGACGTTTCACTTTGGGTGAAAATATTGCTGATTTAGGTGGGTTAAGTATTTCTTACGATGCACTTAAATTATATGAAAAAGATCATGGTGTAACACCAAATATTGAAAACTTAACCCCAGATCAACGCTATTTTATGAGTTGGACACGTTCATGGCGTAATAAAGCCACTGTGCAAGCCCTCTCTCATCAAGTGAAAAGTGATCCTCACGCACCGGGGCAATTCCGTGCATTTGCACCGATCTTAAATATTAGTGGATTCCACAATGCCTTTGGCACTAAAGAAGGCGATGCAATGTATAAACCAATTAATGAACGTATTCAGATTTGGTAAAAGATTCCCTGAAGACCTCGCGTAAATAACAATCGGGCTTGTGGCACAATATTCACAAGCCCGATTTCTATTAAAAGTAAATGCTTAAATCAACTTAAGTTATTTTTTAACCTTTTGAGCAATAAAATCAAGTAAAGTCTCTTTTGCGATCATTTCTTTTTCGCCAGTGCGACGGTTTTTGTATTCGATCTCGCCTTTTTCTAGATTTTTCTCACCAATAACGAACATATGTGGAACACCGATTAGCTCCATATCTGCGAACATTACACCCGGACGCTCTTTACGATCATCAAAAATCACTTCTACACCTTGAGAATGTAATGTTTTATATAAATCTTCCGCAAACGCTTGTACTTTTTCTGATTTATGCATATTCATTGGCACAATAGCCACAGTAAATGGTGCAATTTCATCAGTTGGCCAAATGATTCCGCGATCGTCATGGTGCTGTTCAATTGCCGCTGCAACGACACGTGTTACACCGATACCATAGCAACCCATAATCAACGTTTGTGGACGGCCATCTTCACCTTGAACGGTTGCTTTCATTGCTTCTGAATATTTAGTCCCAAGTTGGAAGATATGCCCTACTTCGATACCACGTTTAATTAGCAATGTACCTTTACCATCTGGACTTGGATCACCTTCGACTACATTACGTAAGTCTGCTACTTTTGGTAATGCAACATCTCTTTCCCAGTTGATATTAAAATAGTGTTTGCCATCAATATTGGCTCCAGCAGTGAAATCGCTCATAATCGCGACACTTCTATCAATAATCACTGGAATATCTAAATTCACAGGACCTAATGAGCCAACCCCCGCACCAATTTTGGCTTTGATATCTGCTTCATTAGCAAATTCAAATGGCTCTGCAACTTCTGCTAATTTAACCGCTTTAATATCGTTTAATTCGTGATCACCACGTACCACTAACGCAACTAAAGGATGTTCTTCCGATGCACCTTTTACGATCAATGTTTTTACTGTCTTTTCCACAGGTACATTAAATTGCTCAACTAACTCCACAATAGTTTTTGCATTAGGCGTATCAACCAATTTCATTTCTTGGGTTGGTGCTTGACGTTCGCCTACCGCAATTGCTTCCGCTAATTCAATATTCGCAGCGTAATCAGATTCTGTTGAGAATACTACGTCATCTTCACCACTTTCGGCTAACACCTGAAATTCGTGAGAGGCACTACCCCCGATGGAACCCGTATCCGCAGCAACTGGGCGGAAATCTAAGCCTAAGCGACTAAAAATATTGCTATAGGTTTGATGCATTACATCATAAGTTTCTTGTAATGACTCTTTAGTTACGTGGAATGAATAAGCATCTTTCATTAAAAATTCACGACCACGCATTACTCCGAAACGAGGACGAACTTCATCACGGAATTTAGTTTGGATTTGATATAAATTCAAAGGTAATTGTTTGTATGAACTCACTTCACGACGTACAAGATCTGTTATCACTTCTTCATGGGTTGGCCCCAAAACAAAAGGGCGATCGCCACGATCTTTAAAGCGTAATAATTCTGGACCATAATCTTCCCAACGTTCAGATTCAATCCATAAATCAGCGGGCTGAACTATTGGCATTTCCACTTCCAATGCACCACTTTTATTCATTTCCTCACGAACAATATTTTCAACTTTCTTTAATACGCGTAAGCCCGTCGGTAACCAATTGTATAACCCAGATGCAAGCGGTCGGATCATTCCCGCTCTTAACATTAATTGGTGGCTAACAACTTGAGCATCGTTTGGCGTTTCTTTCAAGGTAGAAAATAAATATTGGCTCGTACGCATAGTTTTTCCTATTTGTTTTAATTAAATTCAGTAATATAAAAAATGGTGTTTATTCTAAATCAAAATAGAAAAAATCGGCAAAGAATTTATAATTTACAAAAAATTTAATCCATCTTACCGCTTGTTTTCACAAAATTGTGATGTTCATCAAAATCCACTATGGATAAACCCTATCCATAATGATAAAATCAATACGCTTTTTCGCTCAACTGATGGGCGAGACCACTAAGAATTTAGCTGTGTGGAAAAGCAAGGCTGGTTTGACATCTCATAAAATAGTTGAATTTATGCCAATTTTCTTTACACTACTCAACTCTCGCACTTAAGCGAATTTACAATAGGAAACAAAAAATGAGCATTGAAGAACGCGTAAAAAAAATCATTGTTGATCAACTTGGCGCAAAAGCAGAAGACGTAAAACCTGAAGCTTCTTTCATCGAAGATTTAGGTGCTGATTCTCTTGACACTGTTGAGTTAGTAATGGCTTTAGAAGAAGAATTTGATATTGAAATTCCTGATGAAGAAGCTGAAAAAATTACAACTGTTCAATCTGCGATTGATTACGTTCAAAACAATCAATAAGATTTATATATAAGAGGTAGCCTGTTACCTCTTTATTTCATTGAATGAAAAACAAAAGGGATTTTAAAAATCCCTTTTGTTTTTTGCTATTTAGTTAATAAATCCAACGCTTCTTGGTATTTAGCAACGGTTTTCTCAATCACATCACTTGGTACTTTCGGTGCAGGAGCTTGTTTATTCCAACCGCTATTTTCTAACCAATCACGCACAAACTGTTTATCGAATGATGGTGGATTTGTACCCTCTTGATAAGTATCAACTGACCAAAAACGACTTGAATCTGGCGTTAAAACTTCATCCATTAAGGTTAATACACCATTCTCATCTAAACCAAATTCAAATTTTGTATCACAAATAATAATGCCTTTAGTCAGCGCATAATCTGCCGCTTCTTTATAAAGGGCGATAGCTGATTCTTTGACTTGTTTAGCTAAATCCGCTCCAATTTGACGCTCACACTCTTCATAGCTGATATTAATATCGTGGTCGCCCACTTCTGCTTTACTTGATGGCGTGAAAATAGGTTCTGGTAATTTACTTGCTTCCACTAACCCTTCTGGTAACGCTAACCCACAAATAGCCCCTGTTTTTTTATAGTCTTTTAAGCCACTACCCGTTAAATAGCCTCTTACAATCGATTCAATCTTCACTGGCGTTAAACGTTTACACACCACGGCACGATATTGAATGGCTTCCGCCTCTTCTTTTGGTAACACATCAAAAACTGAATCGCCCGTAAAATGATTAGGCATAATGTGTGACAATTTGTTAAACCAGAAATTAGAAATCTGAGTCAAAATTTCACCCTTGCGAGGAATAGGATCATCTAAAATCACGTCAAAGGCAGATAAGCGGTCAGTTGCGACCATTAACATACGCTTTTCATCAATTTCATAGAGATCACGCACTTTCCCAGAGTAAATTTTTTTAAGGCTGATTTGCATATTAGCATCCTATTGATTATATAAAAATGAAATAATGCCATTATACCAAAGTTACGCAAACGTTTGCGATAAATTAATATAGTGAAATGTCTGAAAAGAAATTAATGATTAATACGCCATCAATGATCCTTGGCTAATCACATCAATTGATGATAAAAACATTAAAGAAATTTAGTAACCAAAGCCTTTAAGCTGCTACAAATAATTTCAAAATCCTTGTTTAAATCAATAGTTACTACACTAATCGAATTTCCGTTAATCTCATAATAATAATTGGGTTGGACATCAGCTGTTGTTTTTGCATACAAGAGCATTCCACTTACTTTTTCATTATCTCGAGGTCGCCAATTATTTATATAAGTAAAAATCTGATACAGGTTAGCCGATATTAATTTATCTTTATTGTATCTATTTCCCATATTTTCGGAGTAAAACTTAGTATCTATAATCAATGTGTTATTTTTATTCTGTAATACCATATCCGTTTGCATAATAGGTAAGGCTTCATTAGATCCATCATCTACTTTCCACTTAATTTGTGGACGGGTAACTTTGTATTGAGTTTCCTTTTTATAAAAAGCATACACAAATTTTTCATATAATGACGATAGTCTTTGTTCATCATTTATACCTTGGTTCTTATAACCAGATGATACCGAAAGAATCATTTCTTCATATAAAAAACGACAGATATCAATCAGAAACTGATAACGAATGTTTTGACGATTATATTTAATATTTTTCCATTGGCTAAGACTTAATTCAATATCGGAAACGTTCTTAAAATAGACTAAAAAGCTAAGAAATTTATGACGTTTTTCCTTTGATATTTTTCTTGATCTAGCAAGATAAGCTAAAGTTGCTTTTAAAATCTGATTAAGAAATATATCTTCAGAAAACTCATCATAAACAATCAATAATTTATTATCAATCATCGAATTTTGTTTAATTGAAGTATTGAGATCTAATTTGCCTCGTATTACGCTAGATTTTTCATTGATTAGAATATAGTCTTTTAGTAATCCACTGCGAATTAGCACTGGAACACCAATTATTAGTATTTCAGCATATAGCTCTATAACATTTTTAAATTTTTCTGGAGTAAAACTCTTATATTCTGAAAAATATAAAGTCTGATAGGCATAGGCCAACATATAATAAACATTCCTAATGGGAATTTTCCTATTATTCACTGCAAGCATCCTTCAAACGATTTGCCCATTCATCAGCCTTTTCTTGATTATCAAACCAATATTCTTCAAGTTGTGGAATAATTTCAAAATTAACAATTTCTTTAGTTCGTTGCACTGCATTCTCTTTAAGAGCTTGATCAACAAAATAGCTATGTCCAATTTGGAAACCTTTTCCTAATGAATTAGTAATCTCTATATTTAGTTCGTGAATTATACTAATGACTTTTAATAATGTTGATGAATTTTCAATACTTTCAAGATAATCTTGAAAAGTACTATTTTCAAAAGCAGGATTAATATCAAAAAAAGCAAAACGGCGACGTAAGGCATAATCAAGTAAAGCTAAACTTCTATCGGCAGTATTCATCATACCTATTAAATATAAATTATCAGGTACAGAAAATTTTTCATCAGAATAAAGTAAATTAATAGACTTACCCCGTTTATCTGTCTCAATAAGCATCATTAACTCACCGAAAATTTTACTCATATTACCCCGATTAATTTCATCAATGATAAAAAAATATTTGGTATCAGGATCTTCCGATGCATTTCTAGCAAATTCAACAAAAGGACCTTTTTTTAATTCGAAACCATCTCCATCCTTTTTAGGGCGATAGCCTTCAATAAAGTCTTCATAGCTATAACTTTGATGAAATTGAATCATTTGAATGCGAGAATCATCTGTTTCTCCCATAACCAAATAGGCTAAACGATCAGCAATAAATGTTTTTCCTACACCTGGTGCACCTCTAAGAATTAGATTTTTCTTATGGTCAAGTATTGATCTTAAAGTAATTACATCCTCTTTATTAAGAAACACCTCTTTCATAAAATCATTTAAGCTATAAGAATTACTATTTTGATCAATACTCACTTCACTCTCTGTAGGCTGGTTATTAGGGTAGTTTAATAATGGATGTTCTTTATAATACAAAAATTTCAGATATGCACGAAGTAATGTTCCAAGATGAACAACACCTCCTGTATTACTGAGCTGACTTCGTTCTCCTTTATCGTAAGTCATTTGTACATACTTTTGTTTCCATTTCTCATTTTTTTGGAAAAAGCTTTTTGATAATGTGGTTGCTTACCTTTGAGAATTTTTTCAATTTGTTCATCATTGTCTTCAGTAATTTTTTTATAAATATTCTTAAATTCTTCAAAGGAACGATAAGAAAAAAAACTTTTACGATAAATTTTCCCATCATTTAATCCAAAAGATTTCAATAAATGTCCTAACTTGTCAATATATGGGGCATACCATCCACCACTTTGTTTTCCTAGATTTTCCATTGCCCATTCAGAGAAAAGTATTTTTTGTTGTTCTGCTATATTATTCATACAATACCTTGCCAAATTCCATCTTAGTTACTACCTTTAATATTAGAATAAAGAAATGCTTTTTTCTACTTATTTGAAGAAGCCAAAAATTTAGCCAATGAATGATTTTTATAAAATAAAAATAGAAATATTAGGTACAAAAAAGGGCTGAAGATCAGCCCTTAAGTACGTCATATTATGCTAAATGAATTATTTCGGCGCACCGATAGGAAGTACTGTACGTCCAAAACTTTCATTAATAATTTCTGCTGCTGCTAGATAAAATGCTAAGAAAGCAGTTAATAAGCCAAAGTTTCCACCAATATGAGTGATTGAATGGTTACCCATAAAGTCGCCTGCGGCAAGTAGGTAGAATGTGATAGTTAATGCAAGGAAAATTGCTTGCAATGCACGTGGTTTAGTTAATGTGCCGATAAACATCATTAAAGTAAAGGTTCCCCAAGCAACTAAATACCAACCCACAAATGAGGCAGATACTGTGGAGGCAAAAAATACTTTAAATAATGCAAAAGACCACCAAAATGCACCATAGCTAGTAAATGCAGTAAAGCCAAAGGTATTTCCTTTAGCAAACTCAAACATCCCCGCGATCATTTGAGCAGTACCGCCAAAAGCAAAACCCATTGCGAGAACTAATCCTACGTTGTCCCCAGTAAACGTTCCGTTGTTAATTAAGCTTAATAACCAAGTGGTCAAAGCAAATCCACATAGCCCTAATGGACCAGGGTTTGCAGTAGCAGAATGATTAGATGACATCTAAAACCTCTAATTAATTATTTGTTCTAAGTATATTCCAGTATTTTTCATAGACTTCTACGGCATCACCCACATCACCTTGTAAAATACCTTTTTCTATTTCTTCTTTTGGTGGGAAAATTAAAGGATCTTGTACCACTTCAGGAGAAAGTAATGCTTTTACTCCTTCGTTTGGCATAGAGAATCCCATTTTTTCAATCACCTCTTTTGCACTTTCAGGACGCAACAAGAAATCAATAAATTTATGTGCTGCATCTATATTTTTTGCATTTTTAGGAATTGCATAATTATCCATCCAAATAACCGCTCCCTCTTTCGGGAAAACAAATTGTAAAGCTGGATTTTCTGCTTTTGCTCTATATGCCGAACCTGTCCATTGCATTCCGACATCAACTTCGCCTTGTAAATAAGGCATTTCAGGTGAGTCTGAATTAAATACTAAGACATTTGGCATTAAGGTTGTTAAACGCTCGTAAGCTGCTTTGATTTCATCTGGATTTGTTGTATTTGGAGATTTACCATCTAGCAACAAAGCAATATGAAACACTTCACGAGAGTCATTCATTAGCAATAATTTGCCTTTGAATTCGGGTTTCCAAAAATCACCCCAGCTAGTGAGTGATTTAGGGTCAATCATATCTGCATTCACACCAATACCCGTTAAACCATAAACGTAAGGTAGTGAATATTTGTTTTCGGGATCGAATGATTTATCCATTAATTCTTTGCTGACATAATCTAA
This region includes:
- a CDS encoding extracellular solute-binding protein, with amino-acid sequence MSAHATEQLYVYNWTEYVPSSLLEQFTDETGIEVIYSTFESNEEMYSKLKLADNAGYDIVFPSSYYVGKMAKEGMLAPIDKTKLKNLDYVSKELMDKSFDPENKYSLPYVYGLTGIGVNADMIDPKSLTSWGDFWKPEFKGKLLLMNDSREVFHIALLLDGKSPNTTNPDEIKAAYERLTTLMPNVLVFNSDSPEMPYLQGEVDVGMQWTGSAYRAKAENPALQFVFPKEGAVIWMDNYAIPKNAKNIDAAHKFIDFLLRPESAKEVIEKMGFSMPNEGVKALLSPEVVQDPLIFPPKEEIEKGILQGDVGDAVEVYEKYWNILRTNN